The following coding sequences lie in one Vitis vinifera cultivar Pinot Noir 40024 chromosome 19, ASM3070453v1 genomic window:
- the LOC109121758 gene encoding UDP-glycosyltransferase 79B9, with protein sequence MAMVKNPRFHIVMYPWSAFGHMIPYLHLSNELAERGHSITFILPKKVQSQLQHLNLHPTLISFHSLTIPYVDGLPPGAETASDVPISLHHLLATAMDRTTDQVEAALRALKSDFLFYDTAYWAPPLASKLGMKPIFYSAVSVAAMRFRAVSSVTYCLSAAVISNTLFKRTKDVFSTHSTTWPLLSEPALSKNQK encoded by the coding sequence atggcGATGGTCAAGAACCCAAGATTCCATATAGTCATGTATCCATGGTCTGCTTTTGGTCATATGATTCCCTACCTCCATCTCTCTAACGAGCTCGCTGAAAGAGGCCACAGCATCACCTTCATCTTGCCCAAAAAGGTTCAATCTCAGCTACAGCACTTGAATCTTCATCCTACTCTCATCTCTTTCCATTCCCTCACCATCCCCTATGTTGATGGCCTCCCTCCCGGCGCTGAAACTGCTTCCGATGTGCCCATCTCCCTGCATCACCTTCTCGCCACCGCCATGGACCGCACCACTGACCAAGTTGAAGCAGCCCTACGTGCCTTGAAGTCGGACTTTTTGTTCTATGATACAGCCTATTGGGCTCCCCCTTTGGCATCCAAATTAGGTATGAAGCCAATATTCTACAGTGCAGTTAGTGTCGCAGCCATGAGGTTCCGCGCAGTGAGTAGCGTCACATACTGCCTCTCTGCGGCAGTAATCTCGAACACCTTGTTCAAACGAACAAAAGACGTTTTTTCTACCCACTCAACTACGTGGCCCCTCTTGTCCGAACCTGCATtatcaaaaaaccaaaaataa